A genomic region of Nitrospirota bacterium contains the following coding sequences:
- a CDS encoding hemerythrin family protein — MAYLEWNETFSVHVQEFDEHHKRIIAMINEIRNSTGQLNDDSSVSEKVHSLIDYASTHFKAEERLMTQFGFAEYEAHEAEHDRFIAQVLEFQERLRKGEKVVSNELMTFLKDWLVKHILGTDKQYSQFFHDKGLQ; from the coding sequence ATGGCATATCTTGAATGGAACGAAACATTCAGCGTTCATGTGCAGGAATTCGATGAGCATCACAAGCGAATTATCGCCATGATTAACGAGATCCGAAACTCTACGGGGCAGCTCAACGATGATAGTTCTGTGTCTGAAAAGGTGCACAGTCTTATCGATTATGCGTCCACCCACTTTAAGGCAGAAGAGCGGTTAATGACACAGTTTGGCTTTGCCGAATATGAGGCCCATGAAGCAGAGCACGACCGTTTTATAGCACAGGTGCTCGAATTTCAGGAAAGGCTGCGCAAGGGTGAGAAGGTTGTCTCAAATGAACTCATGACGTTTCTGAAAGACTGGCTCGTAAAGCATATCCTCGGCACTGACAAACAATATTCTCAATTTTTTCATGATAAAGGTCTTCAATAA
- a CDS encoding type II toxin-antitoxin system RelE/ParE family toxin, which translates to MRCSVYLVEEAERDLQEIYRYVFRNDSPEKADRLLVHLEKTAMKLETLPLRGHFPPELERIGVTEYREVFFKPYRVIYQVTGRAVYIYCVLDGRRDLQDLLQERLLRS; encoded by the coding sequence ATGAGATGCTCTGTTTATCTGGTTGAAGAGGCTGAGAGGGATCTTCAGGAAATTTATCGTTATGTCTTTCGCAATGACTCTCCGGAAAAGGCTGACCGGCTTCTTGTTCACCTCGAAAAGACTGCAATGAAGCTCGAAACATTGCCACTAAGGGGGCATTTCCCGCCGGAGCTTGAGCGTATTGGGGTGACGGAATACCGGGAGGTCTTTTTTAAACCATATCGGGTTATCTATCAGGTGACAGGGCGGGCTGTATATATATATTGCGTGCTTGATGGAAGAAGAGATCTCCAGGATCTTCTTCAGGAGAGGCTTCTAAGATCCTGA
- a CDS encoding MFS transporter: MSFRFSEYLQVFKNRRIGIMLLLGFSSGLPLALVSGTLQAWMAVEGVDLKTIGIFALVGTPYAIKFLWSPFMDRFVPPWLGRRRGWIITTQFLLMLGIAAMAFLSPKDSPLMVAALAVWVAFTSASQDVVVDAYRTDILKEQERGVGAAVFVTGYRVAMLVSGALAMILSERIGWQATYLAMASLMVVGVLTSLFAPEPEAKSLPPKSILEAVWGPLKDFFARRSALLLLLLIVLYKLCDAYAGSMTTVFLIRAMGFTAGEVGTVNKGFGLVALIVGATFGGALMVRLGQYRSLLYFGILQAVSILSMTVLAWIGKSYVVMILAVGLENITGGMGTAAFVALLMALCNQKFSATQYALLSSLASLGRIFIAPTSGFLAEAVGWPLFFIIATLTAVPGLIMLIALKKEIAHISK, encoded by the coding sequence ATGAGTTTTCGCTTTTCTGAGTACCTGCAGGTCTTCAAAAACAGGCGCATCGGCATCATGCTTCTGCTGGGGTTCTCATCAGGTCTGCCCCTTGCGTTGGTCAGCGGGACCCTTCAGGCATGGATGGCAGTGGAGGGGGTTGACCTCAAGACCATCGGCATTTTTGCACTTGTCGGCACTCCTTACGCCATAAAATTTCTCTGGTCTCCTTTTATGGACCGTTTTGTGCCTCCCTGGCTCGGCAGGCGCCGCGGTTGGATCATTACAACGCAGTTCCTCCTTATGCTTGGGATAGCAGCAATGGCCTTTCTGTCGCCAAAGGATTCCCCCCTAATGGTCGCCGCTCTTGCGGTCTGGGTTGCCTTCACGTCCGCATCGCAGGATGTTGTGGTAGACGCATATCGAACGGATATTTTAAAAGAGCAGGAGCGGGGCGTCGGTGCCGCAGTTTTCGTCACCGGCTACCGGGTCGCCATGCTCGTATCAGGCGCCCTTGCCATGATTCTTTCTGAACGGATTGGATGGCAAGCAACATACTTGGCCATGGCGAGTCTCATGGTTGTAGGCGTGCTCACCTCGCTTTTTGCCCCTGAACCTGAGGCAAAAAGCCTTCCGCCAAAAAGCATTTTGGAGGCGGTCTGGGGCCCCTTGAAAGATTTCTTTGCAAGGCGCTCTGCGCTCCTGCTTCTGCTGCTCATTGTGTTATACAAACTCTGTGACGCATACGCAGGAAGCATGACAACGGTTTTTCTGATCAGGGCAATGGGCTTCACTGCGGGAGAAGTGGGCACGGTAAATAAGGGATTCGGTCTTGTTGCTCTCATTGTCGGCGCAACATTTGGCGGCGCGCTGATGGTAAGGCTCGGTCAGTACCGATCCCTCCTTTATTTCGGTATCCTCCAGGCAGTCTCAATACTTTCGATGACCGTTTTGGCATGGATAGGCAAAAGTTATGTTGTGATGATCCTGGCAGTTGGGCTTGAAAATATTACCGGCGGCATGGGGACCGCAGCATTTGTGGCACTGCTCATGGCGCTCTGCAACCAGAAATTCAGTGCAACACAGTATGCGCTTCTGTCGTCTCTTGCCTCACTAGGCAGAATTTTTATTGCACCAACCTCAGGATTTCTTGCCGAAGCGGTCGGCTGGCCGCTTTTTTTCATCATCGCAACACTGACTGCAGTACCAGGGCTTATCATGCTGATAGCACTGAAGAAGGAGATTGCGCACATATCAAAGTGA
- a CDS encoding DUF1460 domain-containing protein: protein MHINIGRWIEDELDRIIREAARIADPGERIAFLSEYFLNTPYQESTLIGSDHREEELVIDLGSLDCFTFLDYVEAMRLSSSYSDFKEKLTQVRYRSGLVSFATRNHFFSDWSEYRSAFVRDVTKEISNDKAKNLKKTLNQKADGTLFLSGVATVDRIITYIPADEIDAPMREKLRTGDYLGIYSDSAGLDVSHVGIIIRAETSLFLRHASSSSDIRKVVDQDFMQYIKEKPGLVVLRPLAKKV from the coding sequence ATGCATATCAATATTGGCAGATGGATTGAAGATGAACTTGACCGCATTATCCGGGAGGCAGCAAGGATTGCTGACCCCGGAGAGCGCATTGCCTTCCTTTCAGAATATTTTCTTAACACCCCCTACCAGGAATCGACCCTTATCGGGAGCGATCATCGTGAAGAAGAGCTTGTGATCGATCTGGGCAGCCTGGACTGTTTCACCTTTCTTGATTATGTTGAGGCGATGAGATTGTCGAGTTCTTATTCAGACTTTAAGGAAAAACTTACGCAGGTGAGATACAGAAGCGGCCTCGTCTCATTCGCGACAAGGAACCATTTCTTTTCTGACTGGTCTGAATACCGGTCTGCCTTTGTGAGAGATGTTACAAAGGAAATAAGCAATGACAAGGCAAAGAATCTGAAGAAGACGTTGAACCAAAAAGCAGACGGAACTCTTTTTCTGAGTGGGGTAGCGACTGTGGACAGGATAATTACCTATATCCCTGCAGATGAGATTGATGCACCAATGCGGGAGAAACTCAGGACAGGCGACTATTTAGGCATTTATTCAGATTCCGCTGGGCTTGATGTGTCTCATGTCGGGATCATTATCAGGGCAGAAACTTCTCTTTTTCTGCGGCATGCTTCCTCATCGTCTGATATTCGCAAGGTAGTCGATCAGGACTTTATGCAGTATATAAAGGAAAAGCCCGGGCTGGTTGTGCTGAGACCATTAGCAAAAAAAGTCTGA
- a CDS encoding DUF89 family protein: protein MDCLPCFLRQTVIALTQYGCDESTQQAVFRDVLAIMQDTDMSKPPAYTTTLIHRAIRSGISGDPFEKIKRQYNDIALALYPKLREQIKNSPDPVKTASRLAIAGNIIDFGIFTSIDIEKSVAQSLKSEIAVDDYDSFSEDLSSARKILYLLDNAGEIVFDRLLIEELRSMGKQIKAVVKGSAVLNDVTKEDAVQVGLDTVCEVIDNGSDAIGTILPWTSSGFQKEFENAELIISKGQGNFETLFGTAKRTYFLFQSKCDVVSRELGLPVCSMLFRKS, encoded by the coding sequence ATGGACTGCCTGCCTTGCTTTCTGCGGCAGACGGTCATTGCCTTGACACAGTATGGATGCGATGAGAGCACCCAGCAGGCCGTCTTTAGGGATGTGCTTGCGATCATGCAGGATACGGATATGAGCAAACCTCCCGCCTATACCACGACGCTGATCCACAGGGCAATACGAAGCGGCATTTCAGGAGATCCATTTGAGAAGATCAAACGGCAGTATAACGATATCGCGCTTGCCCTGTATCCAAAACTCAGGGAACAGATAAAGAACAGTCCTGATCCTGTAAAGACTGCATCACGGCTTGCCATTGCAGGGAATATTATAGACTTTGGCATTTTCACGAGTATTGATATCGAGAAATCAGTTGCTCAGTCCTTGAAGTCAGAGATCGCAGTAGATGACTATGATTCATTCAGCGAGGATCTTTCTTCCGCCCGGAAGATCCTTTATCTGCTGGATAATGCAGGAGAGATCGTTTTTGACAGGCTCCTGATAGAGGAACTCAGAAGCATGGGCAAACAGATCAAAGCGGTGGTAAAGGGTTCTGCAGTCCTGAATGACGTTACAAAAGAGGATGCTGTCCAGGTCGGTCTTGATACGGTATGCGAGGTCATTGATAACGGCTCAGACGCAATCGGTACCATACTTCCCTGGACATCATCCGGATTTCAAAAAGAATTTGAGAACGCGGAGCTAATTATCAGCAAAGGACAGGGAAATTTCGAAACGCTCTTTGGAACTGCAAAAAGGACCTACTTCCTCTTTCAGTCAAAATGCGACGTGGTTTCCAGGGAATTGGGACTTCCTGTCTGCTCTATGCTTTTCAGGAAATCCTGA
- the purD gene encoding phosphoribosylamine--glycine ligase codes for MKVLVIGSGGREHAICWKLSQSRSVDKIYCCPGNAGIAQIAECISVNHNDFQALLDFVKYEWIDLTIVGPEDPLSRGIVDLFEKEGRRILGPTKAAAQLESSKVFCKDLLRSHGIPTAEYKAFTSYIHAEEHVRFKGAPIVIKADGLAAGKGVFIASTVEEALDALKLIMKDKAFGEAGERVIIEECLQGEEASYMAFTDGKTIVPMVSSQDHKRIFDDDKGLNTGGMGAYSPAPVITPEIEKIVMTKILEPTVKALRSEGITYKGILYAGLMIHNGAPSVLEYNCRLGDPETQPVLSRLKTDFMEIAMAIAEERLAGVTIEWMPDPAVCVVVSSGGYPGNYRKGDVITGIDEANILEGVQVFHAGTAFKDNTVVTSGGRVLGVTATGQDIAAAKARAYEAVGKIHFEGMHYRKDIADRALKNRG; via the coding sequence ATGAAAGTACTGGTAATCGGCAGCGGGGGAAGGGAGCATGCAATCTGCTGGAAGCTTTCCCAGAGCAGATCAGTTGACAAGATCTACTGCTGCCCCGGTAATGCAGGCATTGCACAGATTGCGGAATGTATTTCTGTCAATCATAACGATTTTCAGGCGCTTCTTGATTTCGTCAAGTATGAATGGATAGATCTCACAATCGTTGGGCCGGAAGACCCGCTCTCCAGAGGTATTGTAGATCTTTTTGAGAAAGAAGGCAGAAGGATCCTCGGTCCGACAAAGGCGGCTGCACAGCTCGAATCGAGCAAGGTTTTCTGTAAAGACCTTCTGAGGTCCCACGGCATACCGACTGCCGAGTACAAAGCTTTTACATCGTATATTCATGCTGAAGAGCATGTACGCTTCAAAGGAGCCCCCATCGTAATAAAAGCTGACGGCCTTGCCGCAGGCAAAGGTGTTTTTATTGCCTCTACGGTAGAGGAAGCCCTTGATGCCCTTAAGCTGATCATGAAGGACAAGGCTTTTGGAGAAGCAGGCGAGAGAGTAATCATAGAGGAATGCCTGCAGGGCGAAGAAGCTTCTTATATGGCATTTACCGATGGCAAAACCATTGTGCCGATGGTAAGCTCCCAGGACCACAAGAGGATCTTTGACGATGACAAGGGACTGAACACCGGCGGAATGGGGGCTTACAGCCCTGCACCGGTCATAACACCTGAAATCGAGAAGATTGTCATGACAAAGATCCTTGAACCAACAGTCAAGGCGCTCCGTTCTGAGGGCATCACTTATAAGGGCATCCTGTATGCCGGACTTATGATCCATAATGGCGCTCCTTCCGTGCTTGAATACAACTGCAGGCTTGGCGACCCGGAAACACAACCTGTGCTTTCACGGCTGAAGACCGATTTTATGGAGATCGCCATGGCGATAGCTGAAGAACGTCTCGCCGGGGTCACGATCGAGTGGATGCCTGATCCCGCTGTCTGTGTTGTGGTCTCCTCAGGGGGCTATCCCGGCAATTATCGGAAAGGTGACGTTATCACCGGTATTGATGAGGCAAACATACTCGAAGGTGTCCAGGTCTTCCACGCCGGAACTGCCTTTAAGGACAACACGGTAGTCACCTCAGGCGGAAGAGTCCTTGGCGTAACGGCAACCGGTCAGGACATCGCGGCTGCAAAAGCACGAGCCTATGAAGCGGTCGGGAAGATTCATTTCGAGGGCATGCATTATCGCAAAGATATTGCTGACAGGGCATTGAAAAACAGGGGTTAG
- the purE gene encoding 5-(carboxyamino)imidazole ribonucleotide mutase — MMKPKVLIIMGSDSDLPIMEETAKVLADFNIPCSMTVASAHRTPQRTLKVIRNAEKSGVEVIIGAAGMAAHLPGVIASHTVLPVIGVPLDSSSLNGMDALLSIVQMPPGIPVATVSIGKAGAKNAAILAAQIMAGKDPQLTSKLLAHRKKMAKEVEAKARKVEKKK, encoded by the coding sequence ATCATGAAGCCAAAAGTCCTGATCATCATGGGGAGCGACTCTGATCTGCCTATTATGGAAGAGACTGCGAAAGTCCTTGCTGATTTCAATATACCCTGCTCCATGACAGTTGCCTCTGCCCACAGAACCCCCCAGAGGACACTTAAGGTCATCAGGAATGCAGAGAAAAGCGGCGTTGAGGTGATCATAGGCGCAGCAGGTATGGCAGCCCACCTGCCCGGAGTAATCGCATCCCATACGGTTCTGCCGGTGATCGGCGTACCGCTCGATTCCTCTTCGCTCAACGGCATGGATGCACTGCTCAGCATTGTGCAGATGCCGCCAGGCATACCGGTGGCAACCGTCTCCATCGGCAAGGCAGGCGCAAAAAACGCTGCGATTCTTGCGGCACAGATCATGGCCGGGAAAGATCCCCAGCTTACCTCAAAACTGCTTGCACATAGAAAGAAGATGGCAAAAGAAGTTGAGGCAAAAGCGCGAAAGGTAGAAAAAAAGAAATAA
- a CDS encoding threonylcarbamoyl-AMP synthase has product MLPKADKAVLPSPMEILRPSESGMDYTIGRLRQLLDNAEIIAYPTETFYGIGVKYNQEEALVRLYQLKQRPLDKAMPLIIGRAEQLSLLTPLIPEAAQRLMERFWPGPLTLILEARETLSRHITADTGKVAVRIPGPSFALTLVRHLDYPITATSANITGMPPAETADAVNDYFGSKVSAVVDGGKTLGNEPSTIVDVTGAEVKIVRKGIISSEAIFSVVQL; this is encoded by the coding sequence GTGCTTCCTAAAGCTGACAAGGCTGTGCTACCATCTCCCATGGAGATTCTCAGGCCATCAGAATCCGGTATGGATTACACCATCGGGCGTCTGCGTCAGCTGCTGGACAATGCAGAGATCATTGCTTATCCCACCGAGACTTTTTACGGTATAGGCGTCAAATATAATCAGGAAGAAGCACTTGTAAGGCTTTACCAGCTAAAACAGCGTCCTCTGGACAAGGCGATGCCGCTCATTATCGGCAGGGCAGAGCAATTGTCTCTGCTTACACCTCTAATTCCTGAAGCTGCGCAGCGGCTGATGGAGCGGTTCTGGCCCGGCCCCCTCACCCTTATCCTTGAGGCCCGAGAAACTCTCTCACGCCATATCACTGCCGATACCGGCAAGGTAGCTGTCCGCATCCCCGGCCCGTCTTTTGCTCTAACCCTTGTCAGGCATCTTGATTACCCTATTACTGCAACGAGCGCCAATATCACCGGAATGCCCCCTGCAGAAACTGCAGATGCGGTCAATGACTATTTTGGCAGTAAGGTCAGTGCAGTTGTTGACGGTGGAAAGACTTTGGGAAATGAACCCTCCACGATTGTTGATGTGACAGGAGCAGAGGTCAAGATAGTCAGGAAGGGAATAATTTCGTCCGAAGCAATTTTTTCGGTTGTTCAGCTATAA
- a CDS encoding RNA-binding protein, which produces MGTRLYVGNISFRATEEDLQNHFAQAGEVANVKLIKDNATGRLRGFGFVEMVSDEDGQKAISMFNGQQFMDRAIVVNEAKPMEKREGGFRQRSGGRGGSRDRD; this is translated from the coding sequence ATGGGTACGAGACTGTATGTTGGGAACATCTCATTCAGGGCAACTGAGGAAGACCTGCAGAACCATTTTGCGCAGGCAGGAGAAGTGGCAAACGTAAAACTGATCAAGGACAATGCCACCGGAAGGTTAAGAGGCTTCGGCTTTGTTGAGATGGTCTCTGATGAGGACGGTCAAAAGGCTATCTCCATGTTCAACGGTCAGCAGTTCATGGATCGTGCGATTGTGGTGAATGAGGCAAAGCCTATGGAAAAGAGAGAAGGCGGCTTCAGACAAAGATCAGGCGGCAGGGGCGGCTCAAGAGACAGAGACTAG
- a CDS encoding HEAT repeat domain-containing protein produces MPEDKQEKLPLDAKLLSDAVIELNISRRSVGLYPPEHPIVRASIERAFEHLRKLFEIRAEITLGIAKNALIVDEYTLDRRNPVFREFAQTLHAKGIAAITFSLGLGQRDLTRLHELISAQDTAIGRELAELAEKEISHIRLSPIDLENFCFVEGAQRSGSACGDVWEDYVYGLLEGKLGEGDGIQGILSIPPETVADMVNAALPEEAGEESYDRVITAYIKKKSDTKISREAFNKFFSFIDRLRPEIKRQFLSRAGSRLTEDIGDVEAIINGMTPEGFEKIAELLTENSSIIPTTLKNLIDKLSSIKKDNRGHFDFFSTNAAVLHDIELGDEVMKLFGEDNFHSYVGKEYQRELERMLEVKAEDNTRFAGFRKECEEQAIDKEALEIMLELLHEDYLKPEDQLTLISKLFEFMNVFSETGRFEEILDTYDTLMTHVFNGRFNEETAGIIDYFFHSEEFITKLLEAFRIWGRKEREGALRLARALHRAIIDPLLDALEKENDASTRKFFLSLLEAIGSDVVPFALGRLNDNRWFVVRNMICIIRDCNGKPQLEKIRKFLRHENINVRMEALKTLLHFKTLDAVPQLRACLQSEAQGIRTSAIRLAGSYRIREAVPYLIKYLEKSDLLGTEAYYKTDIVRALGEIGDIRAVETLEKICHTRALFYRENLESLKVEIFKSLEKYPRESVRKLIDLGLESRNEEIHALSYKLLATLHASEKTGEMTDG; encoded by the coding sequence ATGCCGGAAGATAAACAGGAAAAACTTCCCCTGGATGCAAAACTGCTTTCAGACGCCGTTATTGAGCTGAACATCTCAAGGCGGAGTGTCGGCTTGTACCCGCCTGAGCACCCCATCGTCAGGGCCTCCATTGAAAGGGCTTTCGAGCATCTGCGGAAGCTTTTTGAGATAAGGGCCGAGATCACCCTTGGCATTGCCAAAAATGCTCTTATTGTCGATGAATACACCCTTGACCGCAGAAATCCCGTCTTCAGAGAGTTTGCGCAGACCCTGCATGCAAAGGGCATTGCGGCAATTACGTTTTCCCTGGGCCTGGGCCAAAGAGATCTGACGAGACTCCACGAGCTTATTTCCGCACAGGATACAGCCATTGGAAGGGAACTTGCCGAGCTTGCCGAAAAGGAGATTTCTCATATCCGACTCAGCCCCATTGATCTTGAGAATTTCTGTTTTGTTGAGGGGGCCCAGAGGTCAGGCTCAGCATGCGGAGATGTCTGGGAAGATTACGTATATGGCCTTCTTGAGGGGAAACTTGGGGAGGGAGACGGCATTCAGGGCATTCTTTCCATACCCCCGGAAACCGTGGCTGACATGGTCAATGCGGCCTTGCCGGAAGAGGCTGGCGAGGAGTCTTATGACAGGGTTATCACAGCCTATATTAAGAAAAAAAGTGATACGAAAATCAGCAGGGAGGCGTTCAACAAGTTTTTCTCCTTTATCGACAGGCTCAGGCCCGAGATCAAGCGGCAGTTTCTCTCAAGGGCCGGATCCAGGCTTACCGAAGATATTGGAGATGTCGAGGCCATCATCAACGGGATGACCCCTGAAGGTTTTGAAAAAATCGCAGAGCTCCTGACCGAGAACTCTTCGATCATCCCGACAACGCTGAAAAATCTGATCGATAAGCTTTCCTCTATCAAGAAAGACAATAGGGGACACTTTGATTTTTTCTCTACCAATGCTGCAGTCCTCCATGATATTGAGCTCGGCGATGAAGTTATGAAGCTCTTCGGCGAGGACAATTTCCATTCCTATGTCGGGAAGGAATACCAAAGAGAGCTTGAACGCATGCTGGAGGTCAAGGCTGAGGATAATACCAGGTTTGCCGGCTTCAGGAAGGAATGCGAAGAGCAGGCTATTGACAAAGAAGCCCTCGAGATCATGCTTGAACTCCTGCATGAGGACTATCTGAAACCGGAAGACCAGCTTACGCTTATTTCCAAACTTTTCGAGTTCATGAATGTTTTTTCTGAAACCGGCCGCTTTGAAGAAATCCTGGATACGTATGACACCCTTATGACCCATGTCTTCAACGGCAGATTCAATGAGGAGACAGCAGGCATTATAGATTATTTTTTTCATTCTGAAGAGTTTATAACAAAACTTCTTGAAGCCTTCAGGATCTGGGGCAGGAAGGAGCGCGAGGGGGCCTTAAGACTTGCCAGAGCACTGCATCGGGCGATCATTGACCCTCTTCTTGATGCACTCGAGAAGGAGAATGACGCCAGCACAAGAAAGTTCTTTTTATCCCTGCTTGAGGCGATCGGGAGCGATGTGGTTCCGTTTGCGCTCGGGAGGCTTAATGATAACCGCTGGTTTGTGGTAAGGAATATGATCTGTATTATCCGTGACTGCAACGGAAAGCCGCAGCTCGAAAAAATCCGGAAGTTCCTGCGCCATGAAAACATCAATGTCCGCATGGAAGCGCTAAAAACACTCCTGCATTTCAAGACGCTTGATGCTGTGCCCCAATTGCGGGCCTGTCTCCAGAGCGAAGCGCAGGGTATCCGGACCTCCGCTATACGGCTTGCCGGCAGTTACAGAATTAGGGAAGCTGTCCCTTACCTGATCAAATACCTCGAGAAAAGCGATCTTCTTGGCACCGAAGCCTATTACAAAACAGATATTGTGAGGGCACTCGGCGAAATTGGCGATATACGCGCAGTTGAAACGCTCGAAAAGATATGCCATACGAGAGCGCTCTTTTATCGGGAGAACCTCGAAAGTCTGAAGGTCGAAATATTCAAATCTCTTGAAAAGTATCCCCGGGAGTCTGTCAGGAAACTGATAGACCTGGGGCTTGAGTCGCGAAATGAGGAGATACATGCGTTGAGCTATAAACTTCTTGCCACACTCCATGCCAGCGAAAAAACTGGGGAAATGACCGATGGCTGA
- a CDS encoding type II toxin-antitoxin system Phd/YefM family antitoxin: MKLSEQVKPISYIKAHASEVIGKLSGSRSPVVITLNGEARAVLQDITEYEKDQESMAMLKILALGRRNVEEGSFRPASAAFQSVREKTVKKPV; this comes from the coding sequence ATGAAGTTGAGCGAACAGGTAAAACCGATCAGTTATATCAAAGCCCATGCTTCAGAAGTTATCGGTAAGCTCTCGGGCAGCCGGAGCCCCGTTGTGATCACCCTCAACGGTGAGGCCCGAGCAGTGCTTCAGGATATCACTGAATACGAAAAGGATCAGGAAAGCATGGCCATGCTGAAGATCCTCGCACTGGGCAGAAGAAACGTTGAAGAGGGAAGTTTTCGGCCTGCGTCTGCAGCCTTTCAGTCTGTTCGGGAAAAGACAGTCAAGAAGCCTGTTTGA
- a CDS encoding DUF2779 domain-containing protein, which produces MSRALSKSLYIRGLQCHKSLYLHKYQPEFKDEISEEQEALFNAGHEVGGYAKQLFPGGVEIPYEGLTHSEQIEKTMAEIEKGTTTLYEAAFSHNGVFVKVDILHKGQEGWNIYEVKSSTGIKYVHLDDIAVQYYVVSGSGLRVSSAHLVHINNQYVRNGTIEPAKLFTIADVTPAAEEKQSFVEQKIAELQTMLGESIPDVGIGEYCKDPYPCDFQGHCWQHIPRNSVFDLRRKGANKFGLYRQGIVEMKDIPLDILNKSQRTQVDAFLNKSEKIDKSAIAKFLDTLSCPVCFLDFETIYTAIPLFDGTRPYQQIPFQFSLHLIENAESELQHFEFLAKQGADPRRELVDRLLEMIPSNACIVTYTDFEAKRMRDLSKWFPEYRESIEGLIENIRDLSTPFKQMDYYHWQMNGSYSIKKVLPQLVTDMSYEGMEICNGGMAIDAYFRMRESSDPAEIAGIRKALLDYCKLDTLAMVKILERLREMCQ; this is translated from the coding sequence GTGAGCAGAGCTTTAAGTAAATCTCTTTATATACGTGGGCTTCAGTGCCACAAGTCCCTCTATCTGCATAAATACCAGCCTGAGTTCAAAGACGAGATATCAGAAGAGCAGGAGGCGCTTTTTAATGCGGGACATGAGGTTGGTGGTTATGCAAAGCAGCTTTTCCCTGGCGGAGTAGAAATCCCGTATGAGGGTCTTACTCATTCAGAGCAGATAGAAAAGACGATGGCTGAAATCGAGAAGGGAACGACTACCCTTTATGAGGCAGCCTTTAGTCATAACGGTGTTTTTGTTAAGGTGGATATACTGCACAAGGGCCAGGAGGGATGGAATATCTATGAGGTCAAGAGTTCCACGGGTATCAAATATGTCCATCTGGATGACATTGCTGTTCAATACTACGTTGTCAGTGGATCAGGGCTGCGTGTCTCAAGCGCACATCTGGTGCATATCAATAACCAGTATGTTAGAAACGGAACGATAGAACCCGCAAAGCTCTTCACCATAGCTGACGTCACTCCTGCAGCAGAAGAGAAACAGTCTTTTGTAGAGCAAAAGATAGCAGAGTTACAGACCATGCTCGGTGAAAGCATCCCTGACGTCGGAATTGGTGAGTATTGTAAAGATCCTTACCCCTGCGATTTTCAGGGCCACTGCTGGCAGCATATTCCTCGGAATTCAGTCTTTGATCTCAGAAGAAAAGGTGCAAACAAATTCGGCTTGTACCGGCAGGGTATTGTCGAAATGAAGGATATCCCCCTCGATATCCTGAACAAGTCTCAGAGAACACAGGTGGATGCCTTCTTAAATAAAAGTGAGAAGATCGACAAAAGCGCTATAGCCAAATTTCTCGATACTCTTTCTTGCCCTGTCTGCTTTCTCGACTTTGAGACCATCTATACCGCTATTCCCCTGTTCGATGGAACGAGGCCGTATCAGCAGATCCCTTTTCAGTTTTCGCTGCACCTGATCGAGAATGCAGAGTCCGAACTACAGCACTTTGAATTTCTGGCAAAGCAGGGAGCAGACCCTAGGAGAGAACTTGTGGATAGACTGCTCGAAATGATTCCCTCAAATGCCTGCATTGTCACCTATACTGACTTTGAGGCAAAAAGAATGCGCGATCTCTCCAAATGGTTTCCCGAATACAGAGAAAGCATAGAGGGGTTGATAGAGAACATACGTGATCTCTCCACGCCCTTCAAGCAGATGGACTATTACCACTGGCAGATGAACGGCTCATATTCGATCAAGAAGGTGCTGCCGCAGCTTGTGACTGACATGAGTTATGAAGGCATGGAGATCTGTAACGGTGGCATGGCTATTGACGCCTATTTCAGGATGAGGGAATCAAGCGACCCAGCAGAAATTGCAGGCATTCGTAAGGCACTGCTCGATTATTGCAAACTGGATACCCTGGCGATGGTGAAAATATTAGAGAGGCTGAGAGAAATGTGTCAGTGA
- a CDS encoding DivIVA domain-containing protein, which yields MRISPLELQQKRFSKGFRGLNENEVYPFLDIIREEFEDLLRDNFSLKEKVQRLEADIQETREVDTMIWNFISHAAAIKQGKGK from the coding sequence ATGAGAATATCGCCGCTTGAACTGCAGCAAAAGCGTTTTTCTAAGGGCTTCAGAGGCCTGAATGAGAACGAGGTCTATCCCTTTCTTGACATTATCAGGGAAGAATTTGAAGATCTACTTCGTGATAACTTTTCACTCAAGGAAAAAGTGCAGAGGCTCGAGGCCGATATTCAGGAAACAAGAGAAGTTGATACAATGATCTGGAACTTCATATCTCATGCTGCTGCCATAAAACAAGGAAAGGGGAAATAA